One stretch of Psilocybe cubensis strain MGC-MH-2018 chromosome 6, whole genome shotgun sequence DNA includes these proteins:
- a CDS encoding ATP-binding cassette transporter abc4: MAASSFATPIGINKTLNYLEGRHHGIEPSIKPWVWISLMLLGPMSKSLVENWGSYVLQTKVNVRIQALIRQLVFDHSLRIRMNADTEELESVKDDVAHAPSDADTIVSEGDNSAGITDDGAQTTDGSVKADSSLESTEVDSHDEPTRSQKETPSKHSVLPPSNKPPVQAKNLIGKLNNLVTTDLVNIVDGGDFLTVGLYVPMQITFSIIFLYQIFGWSSFVGLVVSGVLGPGFALIGKKVQKVQKIRMKFTDARVQAISEAMGIIRMIKMFGWEDKMAKRLARARDIELSWLWKAKVLQIINRIVATFIPMISMFVTFAVYTGVMKERLTASKIFSSTVVFGIFREQISRLSQQLVYIIQAKVSLDRINSFLRETELLDRFTEGTNSSAAENTGVIGNAVEVDIGFRNASFTWSAKDIQDITRPSPSRNFRLRIVGNLSFKRGCVNLITGPTGSGKTSMLMALLGEMHFIADTQTSWVKLPRQGGVAYAAQESWVQNATIKENILFGSAFDEDRYKKVIHQCALEKDLELFEAGDNTEVGERGLTLSGGQKARLTLARAIYSLAEIILLDDVLAALDVHTSVWIIAKCFLGDLVKGRTVLLVTHNTALAEPIASLIVKLGLDGSINIVHKNTNEVKPEDVSHSETGPLSVSKDNDASTSQSVGDGKLVMAEEIVEGRVTWRSISLFLSGLGGDHPIFFALLWIASLAASQGFYLLQPWYLGVWGSQYETHAPSEIHLSYYLLGFSAIIILRVILNCLTACILGIRAIRASRVIHYKLIDSVLGSTLRWLDETPTGRIISRCTGDIETVDLWMIQSVQYVVDMSAGMLATLATIVLFTPVFVIPGIIAALFGVLLGNVYLKTQLSMNREKSNARSPLLAHFSASMQGLVSIRAYGAQKAFSEELLRRIDYHSRAVRASTTMNKWINVRVDMLGAAFTSSLAFYLVYIGDLGASNTGFSLNKSIRTGKPFSIHMFYCSDFNSLERIQGYLDIEHESKPTKSGEPPAAWPTSGEIRVEGLSAKYSKSGPNILHDLSFHILSGQRVGIGTLRQNLDPFDQHDDDVLNDALQSSGLFSIQERSSENVRLNLETQIAGGGSNLSVGQRQIIALARAMVRRSKLLILDEATSAIGQWILMSVITKKAEYLVKDYNTDSLIQNTLRSKLGPDVTVIIVAHRLQTIMDADKIVSAYRLHDIDVLLNSENPKMVLDNGKIAEFDTPKTLLSNNTGMFHALVERSADKEMLYELAEKKSYVATDN, from the exons ATGGCCGCCTCCAGCTTCGCCACGCCAATTGGCATAAATAAAACGCTCAA CTATCTTGAAGGACGCCACCATGGCATTGAACCGTCTATCAAACCTTGGGTCTGGATCTCTCTCATGCTGCTTGGTCCAATGTCGAAATCTCTAGTCGAGAACTGGGGCTCTTATGTGTTGCAGACAAAGGTCAACGTCCGTATCCAAGCGTTAATAAGACAACTGGTATTCGATCATAGCCTGCGAATCAGAATGAATGCCGACACCGAAGAACTGGAATCGGTCAAAGATGATGTTGCACATGCTCCAAGCGATGCTGATACCATTGTATCTGAAGGGGACAATTCGGCTGGAATTACTGACGACGGTGCTCAAACTACGGACGGTTCTGTCAAAGCTGATTCCTCCTTAGAATCTACGGAAGTTGACTCTCATGATGAGCCTACACGGTCACAAAAGGAAACACCTTCAAAACATTCTGTCCTTCCACCGTCAAATAAACCTCCCGTTCAGGCTAAAAATCTTATTGGAAAATTGAACAACTTGGTGACGACTGATCTTGTCAATATTGTGGACGGCGGCGACTTTCTGACAGTTG GTTTATATGTTCCGATGCAAATAACCTTTTCCATCATATTTCTGTATCAAATATTTGGTTGGAG TTCCTTTGTAGGTCTTGTTGTGAGCGGTGTACTAGGACCTGGCTTTGCACTTATTGGCAAGAAGGTTCAAAAGGTCCAGAAgataagaatgaaattt ACAGACGCCAGGGTTCAAGCCATATCAGAAG CTATGGGCATCATACGGATGATCAAGATGTTCGGTTGGGAAGATAAGATGGCGAAACGTCTTGCTCGTGCACGAGACATAGAGCTAAGTTGGTTATGGAAAGCCAAG GTGCTTCAAATCATCAATAGAATCGTTGC AACGTTTATACCGATGATATCAATGTTTGTCACATTCGCGGTATACACTGGAGTTATGAAAGAAAGGCTTACAG CCTCTAAAATCTTCTCGAGCACCGTTGTCTTTGGTATATTCAGAGAACAAATTTCTAGGTTGTCTCAGCAGCTTGTTTATATTATTCAAG CAAAAGTTTCTCTGGATCGTATCAACTCTTTCCTTCGTGAAACTGAGCTTCTTGACCGATTTACGGAAGGAACAAACTcgtcagcagctgaaaacacAGGTGTCATTGGAAACGCGGTAGAGGTCGACATCGGGTTCAGAAACGCCTCCTTTACATGGAGTGCAAAAGACATTCAAGATATCACACGACCATCACCTTCAAGGAATTTTAGGCTTAGAATCGTGGGCAACCTCAGTTTTAAGCGTGGTTGTGTTAATCTCATTACTGGACCTAC GGGATCTGGGAAGACCTCCATGCTGATGGCACTACTTG GAGAAATGCATTTTATTGCCGACACCCAAACATCGTGGGTTAAACTACCCCGTCAGGGTGGAGTAGCATATGCTGCCCAGGAGTCTTGGGTTCAAAATGCAACGATTAAAGAGAATATACTCTTTGGATCTGCCTTTGACGAAGACAGATATAAGAAAG TGATACATCAATGTGCGCTGGAAAAAGACCTGGAACTCTTTGAAGCCGGTGATAACACCGAGGTTGGGGAGCGGGGTTTGACCCTGAG CGGTGGTCAGAAG GCACGGTTGACTCTTGCCAGAGCGATTTACTCTTTGGCTGAAATCATTCTTTTGGACGATGTGCTTGCTGCTCTTGATGTGCATAC GTCGGTTTGGATCATAGCAAAGTGCTTCCTGGGGGACCTTGTAAAGGGCCGGACCGTTTTGCTAGTT ACTCACAATACAGCATTGGCTGAACCCATTGCAAGCTTAATTGTGAAGCTTGGACTTGATGGTAGTATTAATATAGTACACAAGAACACTAATGAAGTGAAACCGGAAGATGTTTCTCATAGCGAGACGGGTCCTCTGTCTGTGTCCAAAGACAATGACGCTTCGACATCTCAATCCGTCGGCGATGGAAAACTTGTGATGGCCGAAGAAATTGTAGAAGGCCGTGTCACGTGGAGGTCGATATCACTGTTCCTCTCTGGACTGGGCGGTGACCACCCGATTTTCTTTGCACTACTCTGGATAGCGTCACTTGCGGCATCTCAAGGATTTTATCTCCTTCAACCATGGTATCTAGGTGTCTGGGGATCTCAATATGAGACTCACGCACCGTCGGAAATCCACCTTTCGTA CTATCTGCTTGGGTTTTCAGCTATCATTATTTTGAGAGTTATTCTCAATTGTTTAACAGCGTGCATTCTTGGCATTCGCGCTATTAGAGCATCTCGAGTCATCCACTATAAACTCATTGACTCCGTCCTTGGAAGCACTTTACG ATGGTTGGATGAGACACCGACCGGGCGTATAATATCCCGGTGTACTGGTGACATCGAAACCGTGGATCTTTGGATGATACAATCTGTGCAATACGTTGTGGATATGTCCGCCGGAATGCTTGCCACCTTGGCAACTATTGTTCTCTTTACACCTGTGTTCGTAATCCCTGGGATAATTGCTGCGCTCTTTGGGGTACTCTTAGGCAATGTGTATCTGAAGACACAACTATCTATGAACAGGGAGAAGAG TAACGCCCGTTCTCCCTTACTTGCCCATTTCAGTGCTTCCATGCAAGGCCTTG TGTCAATTAGAGCATATGGTGCCCAAAAGGCCTTCTCTGAAGAACTACTACGACGTATCGACTATCACTCGCGTGCAGTAAGGGCATCTACGACGATGAACAAATGGATTAATGTGCGGGTAGATATGCTAGGAGCAGCCTTCACGTCATCGCTTGCATTCTACCTTGTTTACATTGGTGACTTGGGTGCATCTAACACAGGATTCTCCCTCAAT AAATCGATTCGAACAGGCAAGCCTTTTTCAATACATATGTTTTATTGTTCTGATTTCAACAGCTTGGAACGTATACAAGGCTATCTGGACATTGAACACGAATCAAAACCAACCAAATCTGGTGAGCCTCCAGCCGCCTGGCCAACAAGTGGCGAGATTCGCGTGGAGGGTTTAAGTGCTAAATACTCAAAG TCTGGTCCAAATATTCTGCACGACCTATCTTTCCATATATTGTCTGGCCAGCGAGTGGGAATTG GCACACTGCGTCAAAATTTGGACCCGTTCGATCAGCACGATGACGATGTGTTGAATGACGCTTTGCAATCATCTGGCCTGTTTTCAATTCAAGAAAGGTCGTCCGAGAATGTTCGGCTGAATTTGGAGACCCAAATTGCCGGAGGTGGAAGCAACCTCTCCGTCGGTCAAAGGCAAATCATAGCCCTTGCCCGTGCCATGGTGCGTAGGAGTAAGCTCCTGATCTTGGATGAAG CGACGTCTGCAATCGGTCAGTGGATACTGATGTCTGTAATAACCAAGAAGGCTGAATATTTGGTTAAAGACTACAACACCGACTCTCTCATTCAAAATACATTGCGAAGCAAGCTCGGACCTGATGTCACTGTCATAATTGTTGCACATCGCTTGCAGACCATCATGGACGCAGACAAAATAGTAAGTGCATATCGACTCCATGATATTGATGTCTTGCTGAACAGTGAAAACCCCAAGATGGTTCTGGATAACGGCAAAATC GCTGAGTTTGACACTCCTAAGACTTTGTTATCCAATAACACAGGGATGTTTCATGCCTTGGTCGAGAGAAGCGCTGATAAAGAGATGCTGTATGAGCTGGCGGAAAAGAAATCCTATGTAGCTACTGACAATTGA